tcaatattttgtgtggccaccattattttccagcactgccttaaccctcttgggcatggagttcaccagagcttcacaggttgccactggagtcctcttccactcctccatgatgacatcacggagctggtggatgttagagaccttgcgctcctccccccttccatttgaggatgccccacagatgctcaatagggtttaggtatacACAACAGTACACAttataatgagtggacattgttagtccgcccgcTACTAACCAAAAACATGGCCGCCTTAccaacttttttcctccttacccaactcgtcgtgtaccgtagtgtatacactgccagtgttctgtgaaaacagacaattattgctgctggagagtcaccggaagtgacgtggttggagattttggtgagttggagttttcggcagaacactGGCCTTTCCTCCACTGTCCACCTGCAGGCTGTAGGACTTTCCCTTTGAGAGGCACAGAGCTGCCGGGGATTGGAATATGGGCGGGGACGCGGGCACacgcaggaggaggggggcagaaagagaaggagaagattctgctctctctttctctctttcctctcctgtccTTGTAAGGAGAGGGGGGGCAGGCTGTCAGTGCGGGGTCTGGGCAGTGTAAAAGAGAGTGTAATAGACACTCTCTTCTCAtagctgcagccagcaaccctggaGCAACATTCTGGGCTTCGGGTCCCCCCACTGTGGGGGAACTCCAGGGccctgcgaccctggtagttccgccactgctttaTAGAAATATCTGACTCACGGAATAAATATTTGATAATTGAGTTGATACATTGCACTGCTGTGTCTGTTGAGTCTCATTATCCCGAGCTCATGGGGGAATCTAATTCAACAGAAGGGAAACAAAAGTCTGCAGCAGATTTAGCCTCTGGGGATCATggaatagacatgtgcgattcgtctTGTTACGAACCAAAGTTTGTTATCTGGAGATTCGTATGTATCCAAACCTCAGAATCAGAAAAATAATGAATATCAACGAATCTGAAATAAATgataacaaaaacaacaaaatgtaTTTGTATTCATTGGTTTCATTTGGACCTtatgttaatgtttgaagcatgaGAAAAGTGTaacataacgaatgatccgaattGATTCGgatccattttgtttttatgttgcattaacagttttcattattataaaaaatacattacataTAAAATTGAAACTTAAGGCTTAatatacacgggacgtttttacaacctctcctgaacgatttaacttgacagatcgtAACCCACTTTTAAAccattttgccgtgtttacatgctgcgtttagctgcgtttagccgcgtttgcgtttagaagcgtttgaaaaaaaaaattttttttttcaaaatagccaaaaatgaaaaacacctgtaaacgaaatgtggctaaatgcgagttaccgcgtttagccgcgtttggcgtctgaaacgtcggaaagttcggcgtctgaactaatttttttgccttaaaaaaaaagccTATTAAACGCAagtgcctaaaaatgacattaaacaaacctgtgtacatgtacacatgagataacattggatgagttcaggggcagttgaaaaaagcatccaactgcctctgaacgtccgtttaccagcagcagtgtacataggGCTTAGCTAAGTCATTGAATCCGCTAGACATTCTGCATCATAGCAAAGTGTTCTTGATGAGGATCTGAGGCTATTTATCCAAAAGATGAAGCTAACACAAAATGTTTTAACCTGGTACAGATCCAAAGCAAACCAACAAATCCCCCAATGTCCTAAACAAGAAAAATAGGGTAATGGAATGCCCTAATCAAAGCCCACAATAGATGCCCATTTTGTAGAAAGATTTTGAAGCAGGCCATTCATGCAAGGAAAATTTACAAACATCTTGCAACTGAAGAAAGTTTGCACGGAATAGTCAAAAATATCAGAGATTGGTGGACAGTTACACAAAATGCCTACAGGAAGTAATATCTGCTACAGGGGGTGTTAGCAGCTATTGATGCAAAGGGTGTACCTATTTTTCCACAAGAAACCATGAcatctattgatatttttgttgaataaaaGGAGCATTACAGGGATAAGAAGACAAAGGCAGCTTGCGCAAATTGTCAGTTCAGCTAATGCCCAGAAACCATCCCTCCTGACAGTAAAAGGGTTCAATATTGTCTGGTATATTCACCCATCTAGACCATATAGCCTCAAATTGTTGGGAACAGATTCATATGTAAGCTTGCAAAATTGAAGCATATGGTTACGGTTAACCAGCCTTTTCCATTTACCAATCGTGGGTGGACTCACCCCCTTACTAGGTTAAAGCTGTACATTTTTTAGCATAAAACAAAAGGAATTTTACAAGAATTTTCAGTGTTGTGGTAGATGGAATAACCACCTTTGTCCCAGAATACTCTAAAGGGGATTGCAAATATTGGAAGTGCCAAATGTTTCACTTATATAGTTAGTAACATGTCCAACACAGTCTAATACCAGGGCAGTGACATCACACCGTATAGAGAAATCATACCCCCTTACTAGAGCACCTAAAGCAAGAGAATGATGAGATCTTTCTCATATAATAAAGTTGTTTAAGTGTAAAGTATGAAGATCGAAGCTGAACCAACTTATCTCTAAATGAAATAACTAAAGAGGTAGCTTGAGACAAAACATTATCCCAGTCCTACTTCTGAATGTCAGGGACATCTATTTTCCATGTATTATATAATGTTTCACATTTACTAGATTTCTGGGATATCAAATTTGAGTAGTAGGTGGAAATGAACTTTATGTTTGGAGGTCAtctaccctgtttctccgaaaataagacctagcgtgattgtcggtgatggctgcaatataagccctaccccccaaataagccctagttaaagtccttgtaggtcttattttcagggtagggcttattttcagggaaacagggtagggcttatttgcggggtagagcttatattgcagccatcactgacaatcacgctaggtcttattttcggggaaacagggtaagtttctaagaaaaattcccaaaacatggccttttgggggtacttgaggacagggttgagaaccactgaagtaTACCACCTTTAGCTATAGGCACTGTTTGAATAAAGATCTAATGTTTGTGTGTTAAAATATATTTCCACTTccagcatgcatgttttttttgctAGTGCCCTAGGAGAGAGTATGTCTTCTGTCATCTCTGCAAGAAGCTACACACTTTTCTTTTTATTAATAGCATTTTCCTTGTATTAAGTTTATTCAGTAGCTGCAGAGCCCTGAGCTCCAGTTTACAGTTCTCCAGATCAGAATAGCCTTGGATGCTCTACCCAGACCCCGCCACGAGGAAGATGCAGGGCCAGCCTGTAATGTGTCTTCTAGCACTGGACTTTGCTACGGACAATCACATAGGTAGTTGCAAATTGCTTTACAGCTCCAGGGCCCTGGTACACCCATCTGGTGAAACTGTTTTCCTGAAGACAGGTTAGGTGGTGTGCCCACCAGGAGGACAAAGATCCTGAGGGGGCATGTCCCATTCTCCCAATCCTTCTGCTTGGTGGGAAGGTACAGGAGAAGAAATCAGTGATAAGACAGGGCCTTGCACCCTTATGGGAACCTGGATGTTCACCTTCTGAATCTCCTACTGGGTTAACTCTGCATTGCTGGACCATTTGCCTCACTATTCTGTGGCAGGAACTGAGGgctacaaccatttttttttttcaaaattatttatttttgacagGGAAGAGACCCCCACAGGTCGACATGTTACAGGTTAATACTTTGAACAATATACTATCCATTCAAAGATACATAGAGTATTAATGTTATTAACATCACAAACTGAACAACATTTGTAACCTCATGATGTAGCGTGGTAGACACAAGCAATATAATGTGTTTGAGAAGTGTTTCATGTGTCCCCGGAAAATTCCCTGGTTTCTCTTCTGCTATTTAAGTATGCAGAAGTATAAGGGAGGTTGCTTGTGTCTCGGTTTCATAGTAAAGTGTGGTGTCGATGGACCATGTTTGTCCGGTccctacattttctttttttttttaatcagggaaAGCTCCTTTACCTGGAGTAATAGAAAGTTGTAAAGGATGGTAGAGTTGAAATTGAGAGAAAGGTaagaaagaaggagggagagaaCAGAAGCTAGGGGGAagcgggggggaaaaggggggggatgagggTGCGGGGTGTGGTCCCATGAACATGGAGTATCAAGAGGGTTGTGATGTTTAGCGGTTATGTTGTTCTGTGTTGCCGTTGTCACATTACTGGAGGGGACAAAGACAAACACAACCATTTTTTGAATTTGATGCCCTTTGCCAGTTCTCGCCCGTACGCCACACTGAGCTCATGTAGTCTCCATGTAGATGAGGCAACTGCACGCACACCTTTCTGAACCATGATAAGGACAGGGTTGCTTTCTCCCTGCTTTCACTCCACCCCACTGCCACCATCCTGACTTGAGCTCTTTGCTGCCTCCAATGGTTATTTCATTCAGTATTTAACTCTTTCTGCCCAAGCAGACTGATCCACAATTACCCCTAGTGGTATTCCCACACAAACACAAATGGTAGGTCACAGGCTCAAGAACAGGAAACCACTGGACCTGACCAGCTTGTAGCATACCCCTAAAGATCTTGGCAAAGATTGTCCAGATCAGTGTCTTTGTCACAGCTCTCTTCAGAATACCCATTAACTTTTGGGGGCTTAACCATTTCAAAGTGTCTGTATGTCTGAGTGTGGTATTTTGAATTGCCTGAATCGCACAGGCACAgcacaaaagtagtgcatgcactactttaaaaaaggAATAGCAACTGGATTTCATAGGAATTCTGTACCAAGCAAATTGGTGCGGGCAAACTCATTGCAtttgcaacctgcgtttggggtgtcattaaccttACACTTGCTGCCGATTGCAACTACAGTGCATTCTGAATGTGTTTGAGGGAAACGTGCACAGAATGtgggtttcctgcaccacattctggTTAGAATGTGCCCTAATTCCTATGTAACTGTTTACATTTCTGCACTGTGTTTTTGCTGTGTTTTAAAAAGTCCTGCATTGTGCACCTCCCATTGATTTCTGTaggaaatgcaccaaaaacgcatcgaaaaatgtaaatttttacaaaATGCATTCCATGTTTTTAAGCCCTTGGCGTGCTGTAAAATTGAGTAAATTGCATTTGTTACACCCAATTTCACATCCTGATGCAAATGTGCTAACTatttatgtaaaaatgtttttaatttttatatatacacacacgtacatTTATATGTGAAAGCGCTGTGAAACATGTCAGAATAGAGCTTGTTCCTGCTGGCCATTTTTATAAAGGAAGAATATTATTTTGCATCTCAGTGTGTGGCATTCCTGTTGCTGGTACAATTGATTGCTTTGGTGGAGACAAGCTGAGCCAGTGCCTGAGATATGATTGTAGATTTAGATTAATGCACAAGGAGCCTCAGGCTGTACAGATTACTCATTACTCCAAAACTCAAGGATATCATCTCAATTATTTTTGGCACAGTCATGCCCATGCCGAACTCTGAAGCTGTCTGCATCGGCTACTTCTAAGGAGACAAGCCTATGGTCTCTTAAGAGCCCTTAAACTGTTTAGCCTTTTCCAGTGCATTTCCTTTTGTGTTTGGTCCTGTGTAATTACTGGCTGAAACTGGAAAAAGTACAGTATGTGTTCCTCCCAAGCGCTCAGCAATGCCCTATAGAAGAGAGATTTCTAAAAAGTGGTCTGTCCCCGTCATGGACCCAGCAAGTTCTTGTCTTAACATGGCTCTGACTGTCCTTGTTGATAATATCCCCACGTTTAAAGCAAACCTTCAGACCTTTTTTCATCTTTACATCTTGttgtgcccttgttgttttaactttggatagtaaaacatttttttctgtcagtaaataccttatacagcccacttcctgtttcttgtaaaaagcctaggcttatgacaggaaagggggggggagtcataagagggccaatgagagctgcagggctgcagagctggaggtgtgcctctgtgtaaatccaggaagtgaacaggcagcaccttcaactgcccacagttaaaatggttgcagccagactcagtggagggagatttctgcagcatatttggcaagtacagaatcacagtatatataaaataatatacaaagtggttggagggaagcttcagaatggcaaagatgtttttattacaaattatatgagcagactgcagttcttctttaaagacCAGGGGTATAAAATGTTTTCTAAGCTCATCTGCCAGACCTTAACTGTTTAATCCAAAGTCTTCTGTCCATCAACATCTGAAGCTCATACCTGTTACCTGTCTTTTCTCCAGTCTTGTCTGGATTTAAAAAGTTGCTGAGTTGTTGACCTTAACCTGCTGGGAACATTTACTTGTGCTACACAAAGACAAGGTCGTTTCAACTACTTGAAAACCACAGTTTCAACCAATTCCTGCTCAGCCCTTTTTTTagttttcagctctgtcacactatgaatgacaattactgttaggcaacactgtacccaaataaattttagaatactttttgagacagatagagctttcttttggtgatattgaatcagcactgttttttttttttttttttttgttatataaaaggggaaaaagaccatatttaaaaaaaacaaaacatttttgttataaaattttgcaaataaaatctACATCATGCCAAAATGTAGATTTGTAAAATGTATTCAGTTTCAGGTCTTTGGTAAAAGTAACCTAAATCAGTCTATATTATTTAGTAAGTGTGACAGTTTTAGAGTCCACAAactgttatacagtatatatttgatatatctaatttcttgaggcaaTAAATGCTAGGAcagtaaaaatatcccccaaataacccccttttggaaagtagatagtccaatgtatttagtgaGAGgtataatgagttttttgaagatgtcatttttgtcacaattttttagtaaatgaaaaaatttaataaaatgtgttttttcacaaagttttcatTTTAACAAGTTAATTTTCGCACACACAGCAATGGCATAcgtacaattacaccccaaaacacattctgctatgcctcctgagtctggggatatcacatgtgtgagactttttcacagcctagatgcatagagggaccCAAAAGCACCTTTGGACTTTCAAGGAGTATAAATTACatgtctaatttcctgactacctatcacaattttagaggtgctggagcaccagggcagtagaaacacccacaaaattaccccaatttgtaaagcaaacaccccagagTCATTTCTAAGAGGTAAAAGGAGTCttttaaaaatgcaatttttgccacaagtttttggaaaattcattagcgtaaaaatgtatttttttacacaaagttgtcaatgaataaaatatttttcacacacaccataggcatacttagaattataccccaaaacatattctgctacattgCATCTTGTGTATCAACCAACACTGTATACAAAACAATTTACTGTAATGGTCACCACTATACGAGTGATCTGGAAATATAGCTTAGTGAAGAGTCACAAATAGCTTCCTATAAGCCAGGAATCACAAGAGACTGAAGAAAGgacaaaagagttcctgtggttccagtagtgcagttgtctgcaggggaTTCCCCTCTGTGTTCTTATCAAGTGTTTCCCTGTTCCTCTTGTGATCCCTAGTGTTCCTATTGCTCCCATGCAGCCAAGCCATGTGTCCATTTGTCTGTATCCTGCTTTTGTCACTACATGCACTTCTACCTGCAGCCCGTCTTCCTTCACCTCCATGTCTCACTCTGCTCTTCAGTTTTTTTCTCTGCACCAGTCTGTTTCCCCTGTCAGTTTCAGCCAGCCTCATTAACTGCACCTGTGCACACAGAGCCTGTGTTGTTTGTCTCTTTGTGTATTACTATCACATACCtgatgctggaggccaatggagagagggcttcccttgcggctaagctcCTGACTCCCCTGAAGGTGGAACAGGAGGAGTCAGGCTCAAAGAAGCACAGGGCACCTGTTGGAATTGCTTGCAGAGATGCTCTGACTGGAGTGTTGTCAGATGAGATGTCTGGATACTCAGGTAAAACACCAGGGTAGCAGGGCTCAGGAAGAGCAGAAATCAGGAGAGAAGctagttcaagccaaggtcaggtccTGGCTGTGGACAAGAGCAAGCGTGGTCAGGAGGATAGCCAGGGTCATGCACAGGTGAGCAGGAAGAGACAGTCCATAAAACAAGCTGGGGACAGATCAAGTGGCAGGCAGAAGAGAATCTGTTAAACAAGCTGGGGTCAGAACAAGAAGCAGGCAGAAGACAGGTCCAGGGGCAAGCCGAGTCAATAACAGATATCCACAGATGCAAGGTAACACAGGAACAAACTCCTGGGAGATCCAAAATCAACCAGCAACCACAGAGAGGGACTGGCCCCCCTATAAAGCCTGTTTGGCGTCAGTCCAGGCCGGACATGTGTCAGCGCGCATTCGTGCATTCGTGCATACACCTGTGTGCCAGTGTGCATCTGTGTGCCCATTTGTGTGCGACAATGTGCATTCATGCGGCCATGTAAGATACTGGCAGGAATGCCAGGTCTTCTTGAGCATCTGCTGCGGATAGAGTCTTGACAATTACTGTGTTCACTGGCTTTTTCCTGCATACCCTACTGCCTTGTAAGTCCAGTGCAGTGTAAGTCCAGGTAATCTTTATATCCATTTTGcaaaaaatgtctttaaatgtcAATTATGTGACCAATCCACATTCCTGTCTAAACTTCATCTGAACTCTAGCATACAAACCCTTGTCCCACCCACATATGCAATGTATTTCATATCAGGAAGTAAGTGCAGTCAGACTTTTTTCCTGTATTGGCTAATTTAGTCATTATATATGCACATaattcacaaatgcacttttgtttATCATTTCCATGCTTAAAGTTCCCAGCTAAGACGACTCAGAAGAAAACATTGGCAGGAAGCAGATCTAATATCTTggactggattttttttctttttttttctcttcgcaTTGAAAGGTTCTCTACTGTTTGAGCTTATATTAATCATCAACTTTCTCTTTGTCTGAAGGATTGATACTTTTAACTGTAGTAAGTATAGTGTTCAGTCATGATAATGATGAGGACTTTGATTGAGCCAGTGGTTGCTGGGGCACAGGTTGCTAGCTCTTTTTATGATACAGCATTACTTTTTGTGGTCAAGGATTATTATAACCGGACTGCTACATCCTTAAACACATCTCATTCAGGCACACTACAGAAAGCTATATCAAACTTCTATATTATTCACAACCTAATTTTGGGACTTACCCCATTGTTGTCAGCATATATCCTAGCAAAGATTGGTGACAATAAGAGAAGAAAGGTCACAATATGTGTTCCATTGCTTGGGTATTTTTTATCTAGGTGTTTTCTATTGCTTGTCATCTTTTTAGACTGGCCTATTGAAGTGATGTTTGGCTCTGCTGCTCTAAATGGTTTAACAGGCTGGTTCACAACCTACTGGGCTGGGGTTATGGCATGGGCAGCCGTGGATTCAACTGAAAAAAGACGATCTTTCAAATTCATTGTCATTGAATTAGTTTATGGACTATCTGGTTGTGTTGGCAGCCTTGCTTCTGGACACATCTTTGTATCATATACAATAACACATAATACAGGTGCAGTCCTAGTTATATGCAGTGTTTCACTTTATTTTATATGCCTGTTATatagtatatttattttaaaagagcCTTATAATGAAACAGCACTGCGTAAGAATTCAATTGATGGAATGGATGAACAAGAAGTCAGTAACGGAAACTTACCTGAACCAAATGAGCGATCTAACCTGCTGGGTGAAACTAATGGACCTTTGGGGGGCCTCCCTGCTCAGACTCCATCCAAATTTTTCATTGCTCTTCTTTTTGCTACTGCTATAGTGTACAATATCTCTGTGGATGGAGCCATGGATgtactttctttatttttaattaaggAACCTCTAAAGTTTAGTCCTACATACATTGGTTATGCCAACGCTGCTGGTTATTTGATATTCGTCACCAGTTTCTTGGGAGTTTGCATTTTTTCCAGATGTCTAAAGGATGTAACTTTAATTATAATGGGAATATTGTCCTTCTGCGCTGGTATATTCATTATGGCAACTGTACGATGGACTTTCTTGTATTTTATTGGTAAGTTCAACAGTTAAACTCAATCCGGTACTTTTTCTTTAGGCACCTGATCAtggctgcatcattttttttttttttttcccccagcgtCTGATTGTTGTCGAATTCTAATCAATTAGGTTTTTATCTTTGGACAAAGTGGAAAGGAATGA
This window of the Aquarana catesbeiana isolate 2022-GZ linkage group LG01, ASM4218655v1, whole genome shotgun sequence genome carries:
- the LOC141102378 gene encoding solute carrier family 46 member 2-like isoform X1, with product MIMMRTLIEPVVAGAQVASSFYDTALLFVVKDYYNRTATSLNTSHSGTLQKAISNFYIIHNLILGLTPLLSAYILAKIGDNKRRKVTICVPLLGYFLSRCFLLLVIFLDWPIEVMFGSAALNGLTGWFTTYWAGVMAWAAVDSTEKRRSFKFIVIELVYGLSGCVGSLASGHIFVSYTITHNTGAVLVICSVSLYFICLLYSIFILKEPYNETALRKNSIDGMDEQEVSNGNLPEPNERSNLLGETNGPLGGLPAQTPSKFFIALLFATAIVYNISVDGAMDVLSLFLIKEPLKFSPTYIGYANAAGYLIFVTSFLGVCIFSRCLKDVTLIIMGILSFCAGIFIMATVRWTFLYFIARAVMMFALIPMPTIRSVLSKHIQGSSYGKVFVVLQLSLAITGILTSVVFNEIYQATLTSFSGSCFIISGILSILSLIPISVAAFKYSSIFHRARGA